CGATTGGCCACGAAGTCGGGCTCGTCGAACTCGGAAGATGGCACCACCAGGTGCTCCACGCCCAGGGCGCGGGCCAGAGCCTGAGCACGCTCCCGCTCAGCGGCGGTGGAGACGGGGGAGTCGGCCGTGATGGCCAAGACATGCTCCTGTCCCAGGGTATCCACGGCTACCTTCAGCAGTAGGGTGCTGTCCACCCCTCCGGAGTAGGCGATGGCGAGACGGCCCAGTCGGCACAGCCGCCGACGCAATCGGTCCAGCTTGGGGTCAAGATTCGCCAAGATCTGATGACTCCTCTGACGGTGCCGCGACTCACGCGTGATGTAAGGGATATTACAGCGCGTACTGGCGAGTAACAACCCACGGGGCATCGCAGCCAGCCGCGCTGCCGCTCTCGGCCGGTGTGGAGGGGAGCGGGTGACGGGGAGACAGGGCGACGCGGAGAAGGGTGCATGACGCGGGCAAGGAAGAACTCGCTCCTTCCCCCGCAGCCGAGTCAGGCGTCAGTCCCCTTGGCCCGCGCCCAGATGGTAGCCCACACGGAGCTCTCGTTCCCCGGGGCACAGGCGGAGCTACACTCCCCGCTCCCCGCGGCGCTGCTGCGCCAATCGCCAGGTGGCCCAGGCTATCGCCCACCGGAGCCGTGTGCTGCCCGCTCCCGGAGCACACGGCTCGCTGTAAGGCAATGATGCCCTCAGTCCTCCAGGATCGCAACCGCCTCGATCTCGACCAAGGCGTCCAGGGGTATGCGGGCGGCCTGAACGGTGGTGCGGGCAGGCGGGTTCTCGGGGAAGAACTCAGCGTACACGGCGTTCATCGCCTGAAAGTCGTCCATGTTCGCCAGGAACACGGTGGTCTTCACCACGTTCTGTAGGGAGGTGCCCGCTGCCTCCAAGATGGCGGCCAGGTTACGCAGCGTCTGCCGGGTCTGAGCTTCTATACCCTCGGCCATCTTGCGCGTGGCCGGGTCGAGGCCGGCCTGGCCGGCGGTGTAGACCATGTTGCCGGCGATGACGGCGTGGGAGTAGGGGCCGATGGCGCGGGGAGCGCCGGGTGCCAAGAGCGTACGTCGATCTGGCATGAGTTCCTCCTAGTTCAGCGGGCCACTATGTTGACCACTTTGCCCGCGGCGTATATCACCTTCTGTATCTTCTTGCCATCTAGGTGCCTTTGAGCGCCGGGGGTAGCCAGAGCCAACTCCCGCACCTGCTCCTCGGGTGCATCGGGCTCGATCTCGATCTTGTCTCGCACCCGGCCGTTTACCTGCACCACCACGGTCACCACCTCGTCGCGGGCCAGGCCTTCGTCCCACTTGGGCCAGGGCTGGAGGTGAATGCTGTAGGGCATTCCCATACGTTCCCAGAGCTCCTCGG
The genomic region above belongs to Anaerolineae bacterium and contains:
- a CDS encoding reactive intermediate/imine deaminase (has endoribonuclease activity on mRNA), which gives rise to MPDRRTLLAPGAPRAIGPYSHAVIAGNMVYTAGQAGLDPATRKMAEGIEAQTRQTLRNLAAILEAAGTSLQNVVKTTVFLANMDDFQAMNAVYAEFFPENPPARTTVQAARIPLDALVEIEAVAILED